A genome region from Candidatus Parcubacteria bacterium includes the following:
- the greA gene encoding transcription elongation factor GreA, translated as MTKYLTQEGLKKIKKELEYLEKVIRKEVSEDLKHTSSQGDLKENAGYHIAKEKQGFVEGKIKELREIIAQAKVIEKKENGRSQIGSFVSLKLEGRKEKFQIVETEEVDILKGKISFNSPLGGALLGKKKGDIIEVDAPQGKKKYKVIDIG; from the coding sequence ATGACAAAATATTTAACACAGGAAGGTTTGAAGAAAATAAAAAAAGAGCTGGAGTACCTAGAGAAAGTTATAAGAAAAGAGGTTTCAGAGGATCTAAAACATACTTCTTCTCAGGGCGATTTGAAAGAAAATGCTGGATATCATATAGCTAAAGAAAAACAGGGATTTGTTGAGGGAAAAATAAAAGAGTTAAGAGAAATTATTGCCCAAGCTAAAGTGATAGAAAAGAAAGAAAATGGTAGAAGCCAAATAGGTTCTTTTGTTTCTTTAAAATTAGAAGGAAGAAAAGAAAAATTCCAGATTGTCGAGACAGAAGAAGTAGATATTTTAAAAGGTAAAATCTCATTTAATTCTCCTTTAGGTGGAGCTCTTTTAGGTAAAAAGAAAGGAGATATTATTGAAGTTGATGCTCCTCAAGGCAAGAAAAAATACAAGGTGATTGACATCGGATAG
- a CDS encoding UvrD-helicase domain-containing protein translates to MALDLKKLNEEQRKAVVYGNGPLLIVAGAGTGKTTVITQRIVYLIERGEAKTEEILAVTFTEKAAEEMEERVDKLLPFGYVDLWISTFHSFCERILRDYALDIGLPADFKILDNTAGWLLVYRNLDKFELDYYKPLGNPTKFIQALISHFSHCKDQAIYPEDYLKYADKLKTNLTDLPESNESERIKEVANAYHVYQRLLLENSSLDFGDLINYCLKLFQKRPMILKKYRGKFKYILVDEFQDTNWAQYELIKILAKPKNNLTVCADDDQSIYKWRGASFSNIIQFKKDFPKAKEISLVKNYRSSQNILDLAYKFIKANDPNRLEYVNKINKKLLAQKKGSGIIEHIFAKSLDEEVGKTIKKILEILKRDKDAVYNDFAILVRANDAANLFTKALERAGLPYQFLASKGLYSKPVVLDIISYFKLLDNYHESTAVYRILNMPFLEIPLQDIIKLTQYSHKRTKSLYEAMEELALIQGVSQKTQEKIAFVLSLIKRHSVLAQEKTVSEILVAFLEDSGYLKYLIKLEAKEQLDLLNQFYKKVKNFEETTIEPSLSNFMLEINLEIESGEEGKLEFDPEQGPDMIKIMTIHGAKGLEFKYVFLVNMVDKRFPTIERKDLIELPEELIKDIKPTGDIHLQEERRICYVAMTRAKKELYFFSAEDYGGMRKKKLSRFLIEMGYKKEEKDGETVNGLLKVKPVASAGRTRISPDYLPEHFSFSQLAAFSKCPLQYKFAFILKIPIKGKAVFSFGKAMHNTLYDFLKYANENNIKNQSNLFGFDGEKTSEGLVNFDYLVKIYEKNWIDEWYENKKQKEEYYKLGKKIIKDFYSEFSKKQPKILKINNVLALEIPFSLKIGDNSLRGRIDRIDEKQGGAAIIDYKTGSSKEKLSLDDKEQLLIYQIAAEEIFKIDPKELIYYYLNDNKKTFFLGSEKEKNRLKEKIIKEIEEIKKSDFKATPGWQCSFCDFKDICDFARR, encoded by the coding sequence ATGGCATTGGATTTAAAAAAACTAAATGAAGAACAAAGAAAAGCTGTAGTTTATGGCAATGGGCCGCTTTTAATTGTCGCTGGCGCCGGGACCGGAAAAACAACGGTTATCACTCAGAGAATCGTTTATCTAATAGAAAGAGGAGAGGCTAAAACAGAGGAAATCCTGGCTGTTACTTTTACTGAAAAAGCAGCCGAAGAAATGGAGGAAAGGGTTGACAAGCTTTTACCTTTTGGTTATGTGGATTTATGGATTTCCACTTTTCATTCTTTCTGCGAAAGAATTTTAAGGGATTATGCCTTAGATATAGGTTTGCCTGCTGATTTCAAAATTTTAGATAATACTGCTGGCTGGCTTTTGGTTTATCGGAATTTAGACAAGTTTGAACTTGATTATTACAAACCCTTGGGCAACCCGACAAAATTTATCCAGGCTCTGATTTCGCATTTTTCTCATTGCAAAGACCAGGCAATTTATCCCGAGGATTATTTAAAATACGCGGATAAGCTGAAAACCAATCTTACTGACTTGCCGGAAAGCAATGAATCAGAAAGAATAAAAGAAGTCGCTAACGCATATCATGTTTATCAGCGCTTGCTTTTGGAAAACAGCTCATTGGATTTTGGCGATTTAATTAATTATTGTTTGAAACTTTTTCAAAAAAGACCCATGATTTTAAAAAAATACAGGGGGAAATTCAAGTACATTTTAGTTGATGAGTTTCAGGACACAAACTGGGCGCAGTATGAACTTATAAAGATTTTGGCAAAGCCAAAGAATAATCTGACAGTCTGCGCCGACGACGATCAATCAATTTATAAGTGGAGGGGCGCGTCTTTTTCAAATATCATACAATTCAAAAAGGATTTTCCCAAGGCAAAAGAAATTTCTTTGGTTAAAAATTACAGGTCTAGCCAGAATATTTTGGATTTAGCCTACAAATTTATAAAAGCCAACGACCCAAACCGGCTTGAATATGTAAATAAAATTAATAAAAAACTGCTTGCCCAGAAAAAAGGAAGCGGGATAATTGAACATATTTTCGCCAAGAGTTTAGATGAAGAAGTCGGGAAAACAATAAAGAAAATTTTAGAGATTCTTAAAAGGGATAAGGATGCCGTTTATAATGATTTTGCGATTTTAGTAAGGGCAAATGATGCGGCAAATCTTTTTACCAAAGCGCTGGAACGCGCTGGTTTGCCTTATCAATTTTTAGCTTCAAAGGGGCTTTATTCAAAGCCCGTGGTTTTGGATATTATTTCATATTTTAAGCTTTTGGACAATTATCATGAAAGCACGGCTGTTTACAGGATTTTAAATATGCCGTTTTTGGAAATTCCCTTGCAAGACATAATAAAGCTTACGCAATACAGCCATAAAAGGACAAAATCGCTTTATGAAGCAATGGAAGAGCTTGCTTTGATTCAAGGAGTTTCCCAAAAAACGCAGGAGAAAATCGCTTTTGTTTTGAGTTTGATTAAAAGACACAGCGTCCTTGCGCAAGAAAAAACAGTTTCAGAAATACTGGTGGCTTTTCTTGAAGATTCAGGCTATCTGAAATATTTAATAAAGCTAGAAGCCAAAGAACAGCTTGATTTGCTCAATCAATTTTATAAAAAAGTAAAGAATTTTGAAGAAACAACAATTGAGCCAAGCTTGAGTAATTTCATGCTGGAAATAAATTTGGAAATAGAATCTGGTGAAGAGGGAAAGCTTGAATTTGATCCGGAACAGGGTCCTGATATGATAAAAATAATGACCATTCACGGAGCCAAGGGCTTGGAATTCAAGTATGTCTTTTTAGTTAATATGGTAGATAAAAGATTTCCGACCATTGAAAGAAAAGATTTAATAGAACTTCCCGAAGAATTGATTAAAGACATAAAACCGACTGGCGACATCCATTTGCAGGAAGAAAGGCGCATCTGCTATGTGGCAATGACCAGGGCTAAAAAAGAGCTTTATTTCTTTTCAGCCGAAGATTACGGCGGCATGAGAAAAAAGAAATTGTCGCGTTTTTTAATAGAAATGGGCTATAAAAAAGAAGAGAAAGACGGAGAAACTGTTAATGGGTTATTAAAAGTAAAACCTGTTGCTTCTGCTGGCAGGACAAGAATAAGTCCTGATTATCTGCCTGAACATTTTTCTTTCTCGCAATTAGCGGCTTTCAGCAAATGTCCTTTGCAGTACAAATTTGCTTTTATTTTAAAAATTCCAATAAAAGGCAAGGCAGTGTTTTCATTCGGAAAGGCAATGCACAACACTTTATATGACTTTTTAAAATACGCCAATGAGAATAATATAAAAAACCAAAGCAATTTATTTGGCTTTGATGGGGAAAAAACTTCGGAAGGGCTCGTAAATTTTGACTATTTAGTTAAAATTTACGAGAAAAACTGGATTGATGAATGGTATGAAAATAAAAAACAAAAAGAGGAGTATTACAAGCTCGGTAAAAAAATAATTAAAGATTTTTACAGCGAATTTTCAAAAAAACAGCCAAAGATTTTAAAAATCAACAATGTTTTAGCTTTGGAAATTCCGTTTAGCTTGAAAATAGGGGATAATAGTTTGCGCGGCAGGATAGACAGGATTGATGAGAAACAAGGCGGAGCCGCGATTATTGATTACAAAACAGGAAGTTCAAAAGAGAAATTATCATTAGACGATAAAGAGCAATTATTAATTTATCAAATAGCGGCTGAAGAGATTTTCAAAATAGATCCAAAAGAACTGATTTATTATTATCTAAACGACAACAAGAAAACATTTTTTCTGGGCTCTGAAAAAGAAAAAAACCGGTTGAAAGAGAAAATAATCAAGGAAATTGAGGAAATAAAAAAGAGCGATTTTAAAGCAACACCCGGCTGGCAATGCTCTTTTTGCGATTTCAAAGACATCTGCGACTTTGCGCGAAGATAA
- the xseA gene encoding exodeoxyribonuclease VII large subunit yields MEYSKDKIFSVSEYIDILNTELKKYRAKIIGEVSEISFGPTGHVYFSLKDEKDGSIIKCIIWKSIYSIYGIKLKIGDKIIAFGSPSMHPLYGFSFIAETIEYAGEGTLEKEYKRLKKKLTEQGAFAEIRKRPILKYPQKIGVITSRQGAVLADFLNNLGKFGFKIKMIDSRVEGQVAVADLLSSIRTFVKQDIDVLVIIRGGGSLESMMAFNNELLVMEIVNFPVPVVLGIGHHKNEPLAALAADVSVSTPTAAANLLNESWKHAMLLLEKHERDTIGFYGNVLENVNISIKNSWEKSVFGFKSLLSTISQRLEHSVKIIELNNPERQLRLGYSIASHYGKIIKRVDDAKIGENIDLRVIDGKIISEVKNIHPVK; encoded by the coding sequence ATGGAGTATAGCAAAGACAAAATTTTTTCTGTTTCTGAATACATTGATATTCTTAATACAGAATTAAAAAAATATAGAGCAAAAATTATAGGAGAAGTAAGCGAGATTAGTTTTGGACCAACAGGCCATGTCTATTTTTCTTTAAAAGACGAAAAAGATGGAAGTATAATAAAATGCATAATTTGGAAATCTATATATAGTATTTATGGCATTAAATTAAAGATAGGGGATAAAATTATTGCTTTTGGCTCTCCAAGCATGCATCCGTTATATGGATTTTCTTTTATAGCGGAAACAATTGAATATGCAGGAGAGGGGACTTTAGAAAAAGAGTATAAGAGATTAAAGAAAAAACTAACCGAGCAAGGCGCTTTTGCTGAAATTAGAAAGCGGCCGATCCTAAAGTATCCGCAGAAAATCGGTGTGATTACCTCGCGCCAAGGTGCTGTTTTAGCGGATTTTTTAAATAATTTAGGAAAATTTGGCTTTAAAATTAAGATGATTGATTCTCGCGTTGAGGGCCAAGTGGCAGTAGCAGATCTTTTATCGTCAATAAGGACATTCGTAAAACAGGATATTGACGTTCTTGTTATAATTCGCGGCGGAGGATCATTAGAGTCAATGATGGCATTTAATAATGAATTGTTAGTTATGGAAATAGTTAATTTCCCGGTTCCAGTAGTTCTTGGAATAGGGCACCATAAAAATGAACCGCTTGCTGCTTTAGCGGCAGATGTTTCAGTTTCTACTCCTACTGCTGCTGCGAATCTTCTTAATGAATCATGGAAGCATGCTATGCTTTTATTAGAAAAGCATGAAAGAGACACTATCGGCTTCTATGGAAATGTTTTGGAAAATGTTAATATTAGCATAAAGAACTCGTGGGAAAAATCCGTATTTGGATTTAAATCATTATTGTCAACAATCAGCCAGCGACTTGAACATTCTGTTAAAATCATTGAGCTTAATAATCCGGAGCGCCAGCTTCGTCTTGGTTACAGCATCGCCAGCCATTATGGAAAGATAATTAAGCGAGTAGATGACGCTAAAATAGGAGAAAACATAGATTTAAGAGTGATAGATGGAAAAATTATTTCAGAAGTTAAAAATATTCACCCTGTTAAATAA
- a CDS encoding RNA-binding protein — MNKKLYIGGLSYDTTEDGLKDAFSKAGTVESATIIIDKVSGRSKGFGFVEMASEEDAQKAMEMLNGKELDGRTLTVNEARPMEARPQRRDFNRGGDRDSRKDNRSDRW; from the coding sequence ATGAACAAAAAATTATATATTGGCGGTTTGTCTTACGATACTACCGAAGATGGGTTAAAAGATGCTTTTTCTAAAGCCGGAACTGTTGAGTCAGCAACTATTATCATTGATAAGGTTTCTGGCCGTTCAAAAGGATTTGGCTTTGTGGAGATGGCTTCTGAAGAAGATGCTCAAAAAGCAATGGAAATGTTGAATGGAAAAGAACTTGATGGTCGCACTCTCACTGTAAATGAAGCTCGTCCTATGGAGGCTCGTCCTCAAAGGAGAGATTTCAACCGTGGCGGCGATCGGGATTCTAGAAAAGACAACCGCAGTGACCGTTGGTAA
- a CDS encoding DUF4325 domain-containing protein gives MDIKALILKHLKKNKKVKVADVVKATGFSRAYINRSFRELVNQEKIALIGKANQAHYIEARKSVVRKTKREILSIKRILKNKNLSESDILDQIKEDCGIFLDLPKNIVSILDYAFTEMLNNAIEHSNSKEIVVIMEKDKFSVNFEVIDFGIGIFNNLMEKRGLKNELEAIQDLLKGKQTTVPKEHTGEGIFFTSKVADKLIINSSTKKLIIDNQLNDIFIKDIKAIKGTKVRFEIGKKAMQNLNAIFKKFAGNTFEFSKTEVTVDLYQMNNVFISRSQARRVLSGLDKFRTIIIDFKNINTIGQSFADEVFRVWQSHHLEIDIRYKNANENVLFMIKRAQIKN, from the coding sequence ATGGATATAAAAGCATTAATATTAAAACACCTAAAAAAGAATAAGAAAGTTAAGGTTGCTGATGTAGTTAAAGCAACTGGGTTTTCGCGCGCCTATATCAATAGATCCTTTAGGGAATTAGTAAATCAGGAAAAAATTGCTTTAATTGGAAAAGCAAATCAGGCTCACTATATTGAAGCAAGAAAGAGTGTTGTCCGAAAAACAAAAAGAGAAATTTTAAGTATTAAGCGGATCCTTAAAAACAAAAATCTTTCTGAATCTGACATTTTAGATCAAATAAAGGAAGATTGCGGGATATTTTTGGATTTACCAAAAAATATCGTTTCTATTTTGGATTACGCTTTTACTGAGATGTTAAACAATGCTATTGAACACTCTAATTCAAAAGAAATAGTTGTTATAATGGAAAAAGATAAATTTAGCGTCAATTTTGAAGTGATTGATTTTGGAATAGGTATTTTTAATAATTTGATGGAAAAAAGAGGATTAAAAAACGAATTAGAAGCAATTCAGGACCTTTTAAAAGGAAAACAAACCACTGTCCCTAAAGAACATACAGGCGAGGGCATTTTTTTTACTTCAAAAGTAGCTGATAAATTAATTATTAATAGTTCAACCAAAAAATTAATTATTGACAACCAGCTCAATGATATTTTTATTAAAGACATAAAAGCAATTAAAGGGACAAAAGTACGATTTGAAATTGGCAAAAAAGCTATGCAAAATTTAAATGCTATATTTAAGAAATTTGCCGGAAATACATTTGAATTTAGTAAAACCGAAGTGACGGTTGACCTTTATCAGATGAATAATGTTTTTATTTCGCGTTCTCAAGCACGAAGAGTTCTTAGCGGATTGGACAAATTTAGAACAATAATTATTGATTTTAAGAATATTAATACCATTGGTCAATCCTTTGCTGATGAAGTTTTTAGAGTTTGGCAAAGTCATCATCTAGAGATCGATATTAGGTATAAAAACGCTAATGAAAATGTGCTATTTATGATTAAACGAGCACAGATTAAGAATTAA
- a CDS encoding restriction endonuclease — MEKSIYVINFRGERKPFSLRKVYRSARKAGASKKLAREISQVIQMEAYPGIKTSEIFKRIKELLNRESLKLGIKFSLKEGMKKLGPSGFPFEKFIGEIFFRQGYKVRLNQYLQGDCLKYEIDFLAKKGNLVYVGECKFRSLLEEGRIHSETALAYRAKTLDIRKGNVFERKELNGFNVRPILVTNAKFTKAAAEYSRCAGIELLGWKCPKSGGLEYIIDKNGFYPITILPSLKEGLAEVFIKRKVILAKDVLKINPRKFSKQTGISEKNLNSLIKEAKILFEV; from the coding sequence ATGGAAAAATCTATTTATGTAATTAATTTCAGAGGGGAAAGAAAGCCGTTTTCTTTAAGGAAAGTTTATCGGAGCGCCAGGAAAGCGGGCGCTTCAAAGAAATTGGCCCGAGAGATTAGCCAAGTTATTCAAATGGAAGCCTATCCTGGCATCAAAACATCAGAGATTTTTAAAAGAATAAAAGAACTTTTAAATCGAGAGTCTCTTAAATTAGGAATAAAATTTTCTTTGAAAGAAGGAATGAAAAAATTGGGGCCCAGCGGTTTTCCCTTTGAGAAATTTATTGGAGAAATTTTCTTCAGACAAGGATATAAGGTTAGATTAAATCAATATCTTCAGGGCGATTGCTTGAAATATGAAATCGATTTTTTGGCCAAAAAAGGAAATCTGGTTTATGTCGGCGAGTGTAAGTTTAGATCTTTATTAGAAGAAGGACGTATTCATTCAGAAACCGCTTTGGCTTATCGGGCTAAGACTTTAGATATAAGAAAAGGAAATGTATTTGAAAGAAAAGAGCTTAATGGCTTTAATGTAAGGCCTATTTTGGTTACTAATGCTAAATTTACCAAAGCAGCGGCTGAATATTCAAGATGCGCAGGGATTGAGCTTCTGGGCTGGAAATGCCCTAAATCAGGAGGTCTGGAATATATAATTGATAAAAACGGTTTTTATCCTATAACTATTTTGCCTTCTTTAAAGGAAGGCTTGGCTGAGGTTTTTATTAAAAGAAAGGTGATTTTAGCAAAAGATGTTCTAAAAATTAATCCTCGGAAATTCTCAAAGCAAACAGGAATTTCGGAAAAAAACTTAAATTCTTTAATAAAAGAAGCTAAAATTTTATTTGAAGTATAA
- a CDS encoding nucleotidyltransferase domain-containing protein — MEEQQRIQRFLQEFSKKLAERFKEDLDFILLFGSAARGEWKRGISDVDLIIQVKRPELVKEVKEYTDKIFWRLDEKYDTKLKESCSVGDKKDEVKKVLAKTKLYVPYEVFGPTDIDWVEGKIKRKDLLLGAILVASQSMLFKKMKYEGRILWGRDIRKTIRAKANWWEKFKAILIPYYIALSSVLGALFVPKICLKMADKAAIYSIESVLFFLDKPIGGGIKKATEKIKKEIKRKVRYKHSLLGTMEIDLVLNFDYQKLLNFNFAKEAIKLKYNWVEQSRKFSRWETLKFCCRSLLFVNAMNWYAIFKADRHRITLKLLFVFRTILLFLIIWLYFHYFG; from the coding sequence ATGGAAGAGCAACAAAGAATTCAAAGGTTTTTACAGGAATTTTCTAAAAAATTAGCAGAGAGATTTAAGGAAGATTTGGATTTTATTTTGCTGTTTGGCAGTGCGGCAAGAGGGGAATGGAAAAGAGGAATAAGCGATGTAGATTTGATAATTCAGGTTAAAAGGCCGGAATTAGTGAAAGAGGTAAAAGAATATACAGACAAGATATTTTGGAGATTAGATGAGAAATATGATACAAAACTCAAAGAATCCTGCTCTGTTGGTGATAAAAAAGATGAAGTTAAAAAGGTTTTAGCCAAGACCAAACTTTATGTGCCCTATGAAGTTTTCGGACCAACAGACATAGATTGGGTAGAAGGCAAAATAAAGAGAAAGGATTTATTATTGGGAGCAATACTAGTGGCTTCCCAATCTATGCTCTTTAAGAAAATGAAATACGAGGGCAGGATTTTATGGGGAAGGGATATAAGAAAAACAATTCGGGCTAAAGCAAACTGGTGGGAGAAATTCAAAGCCATTTTAATACCATACTATATCGCTCTTTCTTCTGTTTTAGGAGCTTTGTTTGTTCCAAAAATTTGTTTGAAAATGGCTGATAAAGCAGCTATTTATTCTATAGAATCTGTTTTGTTCTTTTTAGATAAACCAATTGGAGGGGGCATAAAAAAAGCTACAGAAAAAATAAAAAAAGAAATAAAGAGAAAAGTTAGATATAAGCATAGTCTCTTAGGAACCATGGAAATTGATTTAGTATTAAATTTTGATTATCAAAAATTATTGAATTTTAATTTTGCAAAAGAAGCTATAAAACTTAAATATAATTGGGTAGAGCAATCCAGAAAATTTAGCAGATGGGAAACCTTGAAATTTTGTTGCCGGTCTTTGCTTTTCGTAAATGCTATGAACTGGTATGCTATATTCAAAGCAGATAGACATCGTATAACCTTAAAACTGTTATTTGTTTTTCGCACAATTTTATTGTTTTTAATAATCTGGTTATATTTTCATTATTTCGGATAA
- a CDS encoding exodeoxyribonuclease VII small subunit yields MTKEKLDAKNLNNNLKNLSEIADWFDSQKEIDIEQGLKKVKEAIALIRASKERLKEIENEFEEIKKEADIEENN; encoded by the coding sequence ATGACTAAAGAAAAGCTAGATGCTAAAAATTTAAACAATAATCTAAAAAATTTATCTGAAATTGCTGATTGGTTTGACAGCCAAAAGGAGATTGACATTGAGCAAGGGTTGAAAAAAGTAAAAGAGGCAATAGCGCTTATTAGGGCGAGCAAAGAGCGGCTTAAAGAGATTGAAAATGAATTTGAGGAAATAAAAAAAGAAGCGGATATTGAAGAAAACAATTAA
- a CDS encoding DUF167 domain-containing protein, whose translation MLIKVKVFPNSKKKEIIKKSEDSFEIKVKAKPVKGLANRAVRDALASYFNISHSKIKLVKGFEQRNKIFEVNQ comes from the coding sequence ATGTTGATTAAGGTTAAAGTTTTTCCAAATTCAAAAAAGAAAGAGATAATTAAAAAATCAGAAGATAGTTTTGAGATTAAGGTTAAGGCGAAGCCAGTAAAGGGTTTAGCAAATAGAGCAGTAAGAGATGCTTTGGCTTCATATTTTAATATTTCACACTCAAAGATAAAATTGGTTAAAGGGTTTGAACAACGAAATAAAATTTTTGAAGTTAATCAATAA
- a CDS encoding ABC-F family ATP-binding cassette domain-containing protein has protein sequence MDKNNIKIPKFFYENQSEKIKNPLLILHGISKSYREEDLFSDIDLTINSNDRIAIVGANGIGKSTLLKIIIGTEEADEGDISKNKNLKIGYLPQETLWKSLQNTLLEEIRSVSAEMLKLDSLRYEGLIKNLLENFGFSEQYLQRKIKTLSGGERTRLALAKILASKPNLLILDEPTNHLDLKTIEWLEQFLLNWNKTMICVSHDRLFLDKMCDKTFELTKQGLQKYYCPYSEYIKEKEKRIGIQEKNYKNQQKYFKKQQEFIDRFRYKAAIAGQVQGRIKQLAKVERVEKPKTSSDIKINFDIAEKTCTRVLEINNLIVGDEQSPLFEIQGRIEVNWGDKIGIIGNNGAGKSSLLKTIIGESPSVAGKVKITQGIKIGYYAQAHEELDLEKSILEEVAFKTISDEEKIRNVLGCLLFAQNQTAKKIHQLSGGERARVALAELILQKSNFLVLDEPTNHLDLPSKEVVTNMLKEYKGTILLVSHDRYILNKVCNNIWEIKNKKLKAYLGNYKDYLYSNK, from the coding sequence ATGGACAAAAATAACATAAAAATTCCAAAATTTTTTTACGAAAACCAATCAGAAAAAATTAAAAATCCTTTATTGATTCTGCATGGTATTTCAAAATCCTATAGAGAGGAGGATCTGTTTTCTGATATTGATTTAACAATAAATTCTAATGACAGAATCGCTATTGTAGGCGCAAATGGAATAGGCAAAAGCACTCTTTTAAAAATAATTATAGGAACAGAGGAAGCAGATGAAGGGGATATCAGTAAAAATAAAAATCTCAAAATAGGATATTTGCCGCAAGAAACCCTTTGGAAATCTCTTCAAAACACGCTTTTAGAGGAAATACGTTCAGTAAGCGCGGAAATGTTAAAACTGGACAGCCTTCGCTACGAAGGATTGATAAAAAATCTTTTAGAAAATTTTGGTTTTTCAGAACAATATCTGCAAAGGAAAATTAAAACATTAAGCGGTGGAGAAAGGACAAGGCTGGCGTTGGCTAAAATTTTAGCGTCTAAGCCTAATTTGTTGATTTTAGACGAGCCGACTAATCATCTTGACTTAAAAACAATAGAATGGCTGGAACAATTTTTATTAAATTGGAATAAAACGATGATATGCGTATCTCACGATAGATTATTTTTGGATAAAATGTGCGATAAGACATTTGAATTAACTAAGCAGGGATTGCAAAAATATTATTGCCCTTATTCCGAATACATAAAAGAAAAAGAGAAACGTATTGGAATACAAGAAAAGAATTATAAAAATCAGCAAAAGTATTTCAAGAAGCAGCAGGAATTTATTGACCGTTTTAGATATAAGGCGGCAATAGCAGGACAGGTTCAGGGCAGGATTAAGCAATTAGCAAAAGTAGAGCGAGTAGAAAAACCGAAAACAAGCAGCGATATCAAAATCAATTTTGATATTGCAGAAAAAACTTGCACAAGGGTTTTAGAAATTAATAATTTAATAGTTGGAGACGAGCAATCGCCTTTGTTTGAAATACAAGGCAGAATAGAAGTAAATTGGGGAGATAAAATCGGCATTATAGGGAATAATGGAGCAGGAAAATCAAGTTTGTTAAAAACCATTATTGGCGAGAGCCCGAGCGTCGCTGGAAAAGTAAAAATAACGCAAGGAATAAAAATAGGTTATTACGCTCAAGCGCATGAAGAATTAGATCTGGAAAAAAGCATATTAGAAGAAGTAGCGTTTAAAACAATATCCGATGAAGAAAAAATCAGAAATGTTTTGGGCTGTCTTTTGTTTGCCCAAAACCAGACAGCTAAAAAAATTCATCAATTAAGCGGCGGAGAGCGGGCAAGAGTTGCCTTGGCTGAATTAATACTGCAAAAATCAAATTTTCTTGTATTAGACGAGCCAACAAATCATTTAGACCTTCCAAGTAAAGAAGTTGTGACTAATATGCTTAAAGAATACAAGGGTACGATTCTTTTAGTTTCCCATGACCGTTATATTCTCAATAAAGTATGTAATAATATTTGGGAAATTAAAAATAAGAAATTAAAAGCATATTTAGGGAATTATAAAGATTATCTCTATTCAAATAAATAG